Below is a window of Pseudomonadota bacterium DNA.
GCTGATATATCGCAGGCGCGGATAATGCCGCTGAGGGTCACAAAATGATCTTCACCATTGACTTTAGTGTAATGACTCCCCTGAATACGATAGTTGTTATTCGGCAGAACTTCAACCACTCTGGCCGCCACCCGGGCAGACAGGGTATTACTGCGGGAGGTGGCACCATCACCCTTGGTTTCGGTAGTCCTTTTAGTTTCAATCAATTTACTCATATCCGCATCCTTACCTAAAAAATCAAAGACATTTTCATGCCCAAACAAGGTGGGAATGGCATAGGAGCTGCTGTTTGAACCATCACTCTGGGTCGAAGCTTTACCGGTACCCTTGAAACTTTCAGCAATAAGAACAAAAACAATATCACCGACATTGCGGGCCCGACGGGAATCATAGAAGAGTGCTGAATCCTGATTGGGTCCATCCAACTGACAGATGGAACCATTATGATATGTTGCCTGTACGGGCACCGGAGGCTTATTTTTGTCGGGATAAACAACCGGAGCCGGAGGCTGCATCGCCTGCCGACCACCCATACATGCCGGCAAGCAAAGGACACTCATTAATAATAAACAGAAACCGGCTTTGCATCTGGTTTTCATATCCTTCACCCTCCACAAACTTACGGTACTCATAAAAATATTCATTCTAATTCCCGCCTGGAAACCAGCGTTCCCGGATGCGGACAACTACCGGCTTTCTGCAACCAGCTGCTTTTTCAATGTTTTACTGATCGCTGACTGCTGATCGCTGAAAGAGCTGATCAGAAAATGATTGTTTTCTGACCAGCACATACTAATAAACCACCCGGACCTGCCCGGCAGCGATAATCTGTGCCTGGTAAAGACGCCGTGATTCAGGATTTTTGACCATGACAACTTCATTTTTGCTGCCATTGGCCATAGCGGTTCCTTTGGTCTCAATCCGGATCCCTTCCCGTTCCAA
It encodes the following:
- a CDS encoding flagellar basal body L-ring protein FlgH — its product is MKTRCKAGFCLLLMSVLCLPACMGGRQAMQPPAPVVYPDKNKPPVPVQATYHNGSICQLDGPNQDSALFYDSRRARNVGDIVFVLIAESFKGTGKASTQSDGSNSSSYAIPTLFGHENVFDFLGKDADMSKLIETKRTTETKGDGATSRSNTLSARVAARVVEVLPNNNYRIQGSHYTKVNGEDHFVTLSGIIRACDISA